The Hyalangium gracile genome contains a region encoding:
- a CDS encoding TAT-variant-translocated molybdopterin oxidoreductase, which translates to MNPKKHGAPSQDTPSSFALPVLSNQAAAAEEHDHAHPHEHDEVGSALDHAAASGVASENGYGRTYWRSLEERLGKPEYLETVGPEFPEGADLPPTGVARREFMQLIGASLALAGATACSTRPPDERMVPFTKTPPELTPGNPLHYASGMTFAGHTSGLLITAREGRPVKVEGNPQHPVNQGAAGVFEQAFLLSLYDPQRARVLRQGKNPRSLRTFSEQIAGLVGKSATADGGARVRFLTEPLNSPLLGHLRSRIQQKLPSARFYSHTDVTQEQAHEATRAVFGQPYTALYDFSKADIILSLDGDFLDSRPTNLTYARQFAHRRDPNMGKLNRLYVAEPRYSITGGMADHRLPVRSADILGVAAAVARAVGGGAAGLAAAAGAKSAAPANAEQWIAAVAADLRNAEGNCLVVAGERQPAAVHALAHALNVALGSVGKTVSYVPAIAENTGLAGIRELVNDIKAGTVDTLVITAWNPVYSLPADAGLAELLDPAKNPNRARLNVIYTSLFEDETSALVDWFIPAAHQLESWTDGRSVDGTVSIAQPLIQPLFNGVPESELLAVFLDEPFRPSYQLLRDFWRGQAAGIADFESHWEQLVSVGIVPGSTATPVATPGNVDAASALINAYQAPAAAAGQFEINFIPDYKVFDGRFSNMSWLQELPDPITKLVWDNPLLISPKDAAALGVERGDVVEVSYGGRKLQAPVWIMPGHANGAVTLPLGYGRTGLHETTAQGKGYNANLVRSINAPWFDGGATLTKTRETYKLVSTQQHWSTAGRPIALDFTLDEWSKRKTDHHVVEALARTRGNLDAEGNKENLMPAFKYTKEKQEGSNERAEYKWAMAIDLSRCTGCAACVVACQAENNIPVVGKDQVSRSREMQWLRIDRYFSGAGIYEGGYESRAEPDANPQLIMQPVMCVHCEKAPCEYVCPVNATVHSDEGLNDMVYNRCVGTRYCSNNCPYKVRRFNYLHYTKGKTPTEKMAMNPDVTVRNRGVMEKCTYCVQRIERTRINARIERRTITFEQSAGAGKQGELHTACQQACPTQAISFGSLHDQQARVTQLHNDERHYKLLHELGTQPRTVHLVRLRNPNSALAPAPKAREGEH; encoded by the coding sequence ATGAATCCGAAGAAGCACGGCGCTCCGTCGCAAGACACCCCCTCCTCCTTCGCCCTGCCGGTGTTGTCCAACCAGGCCGCGGCGGCCGAGGAGCATGACCACGCCCACCCGCACGAGCACGACGAGGTCGGCTCGGCGCTGGACCACGCCGCCGCCTCGGGCGTGGCCTCCGAGAACGGCTATGGCCGGACGTACTGGCGCAGCCTCGAGGAGCGGCTGGGCAAGCCCGAGTACCTGGAGACGGTGGGGCCCGAGTTCCCCGAGGGCGCGGACCTGCCGCCCACCGGCGTGGCCCGCCGTGAGTTCATGCAGCTCATCGGCGCCTCGCTGGCGCTGGCCGGCGCCACCGCCTGCTCCACCCGTCCGCCGGACGAGCGGATGGTGCCCTTCACCAAGACGCCGCCCGAGCTGACCCCGGGCAACCCGCTGCACTACGCGTCCGGGATGACGTTCGCCGGCCACACCTCCGGCCTGCTCATCACCGCCCGCGAGGGCCGCCCGGTGAAGGTGGAAGGCAACCCGCAGCACCCGGTGAACCAGGGCGCGGCCGGTGTCTTCGAGCAGGCCTTCCTGCTCTCCCTGTACGATCCGCAGCGCGCCCGCGTGCTGCGCCAGGGCAAGAACCCGCGCTCGCTGCGCACCTTCTCCGAGCAGATCGCCGGCCTGGTGGGCAAGTCCGCCACCGCCGACGGCGGCGCCCGGGTGCGCTTCCTCACCGAGCCGCTGAACTCGCCGCTGCTGGGCCACCTGCGCAGCCGCATCCAGCAGAAGCTGCCCTCCGCCCGCTTCTACAGCCACACCGACGTCACCCAGGAGCAGGCGCACGAGGCCACCCGCGCCGTCTTCGGCCAGCCGTACACGGCGCTGTACGACTTCAGCAAGGCCGACATCATCCTCTCCCTGGATGGCGACTTCCTGGACAGCCGCCCCACCAACCTCACCTACGCGCGGCAGTTCGCCCATCGGCGCGACCCGAACATGGGCAAGCTCAACCGCCTGTACGTGGCGGAGCCGCGCTACTCCATCACCGGCGGCATGGCGGACCACCGCCTGCCGGTGCGCTCCGCGGACATCCTCGGGGTGGCCGCCGCCGTGGCTCGCGCCGTGGGTGGAGGGGCCGCTGGACTGGCCGCCGCCGCTGGCGCCAAGTCCGCCGCGCCCGCCAACGCCGAGCAGTGGATCGCCGCCGTCGCCGCGGATCTGCGCAACGCCGAGGGCAACTGCCTGGTGGTGGCCGGTGAGCGCCAGCCCGCCGCGGTGCACGCCCTGGCCCACGCGCTGAACGTGGCGCTGGGCAGCGTGGGCAAGACGGTCAGCTACGTGCCCGCCATCGCGGAGAACACGGGCCTGGCCGGCATCCGCGAGCTGGTCAACGACATCAAGGCCGGCACCGTCGACACGCTGGTCATCACCGCCTGGAACCCCGTCTACTCGCTGCCCGCGGACGCGGGGCTGGCGGAGCTGCTGGACCCGGCGAAGAACCCCAACCGCGCCAGGCTCAACGTCATCTACACCTCGCTCTTCGAGGACGAGACGTCCGCCCTGGTGGACTGGTTCATCCCGGCCGCCCACCAGCTCGAGTCGTGGACCGATGGCCGCTCGGTGGATGGCACCGTCTCCATCGCCCAGCCGCTCATCCAGCCGCTCTTCAACGGCGTGCCGGAGTCCGAGCTGCTGGCCGTCTTCCTGGATGAGCCCTTCCGCCCGTCCTACCAGCTGCTGCGCGACTTCTGGCGCGGCCAGGCCGCCGGCATCGCGGACTTCGAGTCCCACTGGGAGCAGCTCGTCTCCGTGGGCATCGTCCCGGGCAGCACCGCCACCCCGGTGGCCACGCCCGGCAACGTGGACGCCGCCTCCGCCCTCATCAACGCGTACCAGGCGCCCGCCGCCGCCGCCGGCCAGTTCGAGATCAACTTCATCCCGGACTACAAGGTCTTCGACGGCCGCTTCTCCAACATGTCCTGGCTGCAGGAGCTGCCGGACCCCATCACCAAGCTGGTGTGGGACAACCCGCTGCTCATCAGCCCCAAGGACGCCGCGGCGCTGGGCGTCGAGCGCGGTGACGTGGTGGAGGTGAGCTACGGCGGCCGCAAGCTGCAGGCCCCGGTGTGGATCATGCCGGGCCACGCCAACGGCGCGGTGACGCTGCCGCTGGGCTACGGCCGCACCGGCCTCCACGAGACGACGGCGCAGGGCAAGGGCTACAACGCCAACCTGGTGCGCAGCATCAACGCGCCCTGGTTCGACGGCGGCGCCACCCTGACCAAGACGCGCGAGACGTACAAGCTCGTCTCCACCCAGCAGCACTGGAGCACGGCGGGCCGTCCCATCGCGCTGGACTTCACGCTGGACGAGTGGAGCAAGCGCAAGACGGACCACCACGTGGTCGAGGCTCTCGCTCGCACCCGAGGCAATCTGGACGCCGAGGGGAACAAAGAGAACCTCATGCCTGCCTTCAAGTACACGAAGGAGAAGCAGGAGGGGAGCAACGAGCGGGCCGAGTACAAGTGGGCCATGGCCATCGACCTGTCCCGCTGCACCGGCTGCGCCGCGTGCGTGGTGGCCTGCCAGGCGGAGAACAACATCCCGGTGGTGGGCAAGGACCAGGTCTCCCGCAGCCGTGAGATGCAGTGGCTGCGCATCGACCGGTACTTCTCCGGCGCCGGCATCTACGAGGGCGGCTACGAGAGCCGCGCGGAGCCGGACGCCAACCCGCAGCTCATCATGCAGCCGGTGATGTGCGTGCACTGCGAGAAGGCGCCCTGCGAGTACGTCTGCCCGGTGAACGCCACCGTCCACTCGGACGAGGGCCTCAACGACATGGTGTACAACCGCTGCGTCGGCACGCGGTACTGCTCCAACAACTGCCCCTACAAGGTCCGCCGCTTCAACTACCTGCACTACACCAAGGGCAAGACGCCGACCGAGAAGATGGCGATGAACCCGGACGTCACGGTGCGCAACCGCGGCGTCATGGAGAAGTGCACCTACTGCGTGCAGCGCATCGAGCGCACCCGCATCAACGCCCGCATCGAGCGCCGGACCATCACCTTCGAGCAGAGCGCCGGGGCCGGCAAGCAGGGCGAGCTCCACACCGCCTGCCAGCAGGCGTGCCCCACGCAGGCCATCAGCTTCGGCTCGCTGCATGACCAGCAGGCCCGCGTCACCCAGCTGCACAACGACGAGCGTCACTACAAGCTGCTGCACGAGCTGGGCACCCAGCCCCGCACCGTCCACCTCGTGCGACTGCGCAACCCGAATTCCGCTCTGGCTCCAGCGCCCAAGGCGCGTGAAGGAGAGCACTGA
- a CDS encoding cytochrome c3 family protein, with product MSGPLFPRWTNTVSRFSAAGLLAVPAIAIGGLMAYVRSPYGTNMQRPYEQPIEFDHRHHAGDEQIDCRYCHWTVEKSPSAGIPSTTVCMSCHAQVWNKSPYLTQVREAYFTDRAIPWVRVHNLPDFVYFNHAIHVNKGVGCYSCHGRVDEMAAVEQKQPLTMGWCLDCHRDPKPHLRPLEYITSMTWTPPAKPEEAVALGEKLATDYDVHSRTSCSTCHR from the coding sequence ATGAGCGGCCCACTCTTCCCTCGCTGGACGAACACGGTCTCGCGGTTCTCCGCCGCGGGCCTCCTCGCGGTGCCTGCAATCGCCATCGGCGGCCTGATGGCGTACGTACGCTCGCCGTACGGCACCAACATGCAGCGCCCGTACGAACAGCCGATCGAGTTCGACCACCGCCACCACGCCGGTGACGAGCAGATCGACTGTCGGTACTGCCACTGGACGGTGGAGAAGTCGCCCTCGGCGGGCATCCCCTCCACCACCGTGTGCATGTCCTGCCACGCGCAGGTGTGGAACAAGAGCCCGTACCTCACCCAGGTGCGCGAGGCCTACTTCACCGACCGGGCCATCCCCTGGGTCCGCGTGCACAACCTGCCGGACTTCGTCTACTTCAACCACGCCATCCACGTGAACAAGGGCGTCGGCTGCTACAGCTGCCACGGCCGCGTGGACGAGATGGCCGCCGTGGAGCAGAAGCAGCCGCTCACCATGGGCTGGTGCCTGGACTGCCACCGCGATCCCAAGCCGCACCTGCGGCCGCTGGAGTACATCACCAGCATGACCTGGACCCCGCCCGCCAAGCCCGAGGAGGCAGTCGCCCTCGGGGAGAAGCTGGCCACCGATTACGACGTTCACTCGCGGACGAGCTGCTCCACATGCCACCGATGA
- a CDS encoding HNH endonuclease, which yields MSASKRRRVLDIIATDSTFERTDFRGHEVWLGKCLHCNAHLMVDLNGDPISRATIEHIIPRTHGGTDALENLGLACARCNQGKGSRHDPRYLKDARAQQLVTRLQERRRERWRDPDASEPD from the coding sequence ATGAGTGCCTCCAAGCGCCGCCGCGTCCTGGACATCATCGCCACCGACTCCACCTTCGAGCGCACCGACTTCCGCGGCCACGAGGTCTGGCTCGGAAAGTGCTTGCACTGCAACGCCCACCTCATGGTGGACCTGAATGGCGACCCCATCAGCCGCGCCACCATCGAGCACATCATCCCCCGGACCCACGGCGGCACCGATGCCTTGGAGAACCTCGGCCTGGCGTGCGCCCGCTGCAACCAGGGCAAGGGCTCGCGGCACGACCCGCGCTATCTAAAGGATGCCAGGGCCCAGCAGCTCGTCACCCGGCTCCAGGAGCGCCGCCGGGAGCGCTGGCGCGATCCGGACGCCTCCGAGCCGGACTGA
- the pdeM gene encoding ligase-associated DNA damage response endonuclease PdeM, with translation MATRRCQVRVSGREVELLPERALYWPEARLLAVADLHWGKPESFQQHGIPLPAGVLEDDLARLSRALERTQAQRLLLVGDLIHSKRGITPAVRERIATWRAGHDVEMVLVRGNHDRHLKSLPPEWRLDVHEEHLDEGPFRFAHHPEPATGRYSWAGHLHPVVRLSHGADRLRLPCFHVGEAVGILPAFSAFTGGLDMSRRGGERIFVIADEAVIEV, from the coding sequence ATGGCAACGCGAAGATGCCAGGTCCGCGTGAGCGGTAGAGAGGTGGAGCTGCTCCCCGAGCGCGCTCTGTACTGGCCCGAGGCCCGTCTGCTGGCGGTGGCGGACCTGCACTGGGGCAAGCCCGAGAGCTTCCAGCAGCACGGCATCCCCCTGCCCGCCGGCGTCCTGGAGGACGACCTGGCCCGCCTCTCCCGAGCGCTGGAGCGCACCCAGGCCCAACGGCTGCTGCTCGTGGGGGACCTCATCCACTCCAAGCGAGGCATCACCCCCGCCGTCCGGGAGCGCATCGCCACCTGGCGGGCCGGCCATGACGTGGAGATGGTCCTGGTCCGGGGCAACCACGACCGGCACCTCAAGTCGCTGCCCCCCGAGTGGCGCCTGGACGTCCACGAGGAGCACCTGGACGAGGGCCCCTTCCGCTTCGCCCACCACCCCGAGCCCGCGACAGGCCGCTACAGCTGGGCCGGGCACCTGCACCCCGTGGTCCGCCTGTCCCATGGCGCCGACCGGCTGCGGCTGCCCTGCTTCCACGTCGGCGAGGCGGTCGGCATACTTCCCGCATTCAGCGCCTTCACCGGGGGGCTGGACATGAGCCGGCGCGGGGGCGAGCGCATCTTCGTCATCGCCGACGAAGCCGTCATCGAGGTGTAG
- a CDS encoding ligase-associated DNA damage response DEXH box helicase, producing the protein MPSTERRTRRPTRAKKPSLPAPPLDGDTRSPLERLRGWFQERGWTPYPFQEQAWAAYARGESGLIHVPTGAGKTYAAYIGPLADVAEGGRKGLQILYVTPLRAVSRDVELALLAPLDTLGADITVESRTGDTSSSVRQRQRDRLPEVLITTPESLSLLLANERSSELFAGLRSIIVDEWHELLSTKRGTQMELALARLRRFAPGVRTWALSATLANLDAAAQAVAGALATPTLLSADLERPIEVSTLLPDSVDSFPWAGHLGFSMLEKVGAWLDPARTTLLFTNTRSQAERWFEGLRFARPEWEGVIALHHGSIDREERERVERGLKDGSVRIVVCTSSLDLGVDFGPVERVVQVGSPKGIARSLQRAGRSGHRPGETCHLLFVPTHALELVEMAAAREALQRGEVEPRLPLSKPLDVLAQHLVTCAMGGGFTREALRAEVREATSYRSLSDEEFEWTLALVREGSATLRAYPEFRRVVEHEGRFIVADARIARLHKLNIGTISSDATVQLRYWSGGRIGSVEESYVSRMRPGDTFLFAGKRLEFSRLKDMTAYVKPAKGKVSQTPRWYGSRLPLSGSLAAAVRRTLHSARHGDVSAEELAAAWPVLDAQARLSRIPAASSCLAETCQTREGHHLFLYPFEGRLVHEGLAALLALRFTRLRKSTFSLSVNDYGIEFLTPDDFPFEEALRPALFTRERLVEDILESVNLSELARRQFRDIARVAGLVLPGLPGARKSTRQVQASASLLYDVFLKYDPDNLLLVQARREVLEQHFEQNRLAGTLERLEHSSLELIPVRRPTPLAFPLVVERISASLSNESLLERVERLKERWQREDARSA; encoded by the coding sequence ATGCCCAGCACTGAGAGGAGGACTCGGCGTCCGACCCGGGCGAAGAAGCCTTCTCTGCCTGCTCCTCCTTTAGATGGCGACACCCGGAGTCCGCTCGAGCGGCTCCGAGGCTGGTTCCAGGAGCGCGGGTGGACGCCCTACCCCTTCCAGGAGCAGGCCTGGGCCGCGTACGCGCGGGGCGAGAGCGGCCTCATCCATGTCCCCACGGGCGCGGGGAAGACGTACGCCGCCTATATCGGACCGCTCGCCGACGTGGCCGAGGGTGGGCGCAAGGGCCTGCAGATCCTCTATGTGACGCCGCTGCGCGCCGTGTCCCGAGACGTGGAGCTGGCCCTGCTGGCACCGCTGGACACGCTGGGCGCGGACATCACCGTGGAGAGCCGCACCGGGGACACCTCCTCCTCCGTGCGCCAGCGCCAGCGAGACCGGCTGCCCGAGGTCCTCATCACCACGCCCGAGTCCCTCTCGCTGCTCCTGGCCAACGAGCGCTCCTCGGAGCTCTTCGCCGGCCTGCGCTCCATCATCGTGGACGAGTGGCACGAGCTGCTCAGCACCAAGCGCGGCACGCAAATGGAGCTGGCCCTGGCGCGCCTGCGCCGCTTCGCTCCGGGCGTTCGCACCTGGGCGCTGTCGGCCACGCTCGCCAACCTGGACGCGGCGGCCCAGGCCGTCGCCGGCGCGCTCGCCACGCCCACCCTCCTGAGCGCGGACCTCGAGCGCCCTATAGAGGTGAGCACGCTGCTGCCGGACAGCGTGGACAGCTTCCCCTGGGCGGGCCACCTGGGCTTCTCGATGCTGGAGAAGGTGGGCGCCTGGCTGGACCCGGCCCGCACCACCCTGCTCTTCACCAACACCCGCTCCCAGGCGGAGCGCTGGTTCGAGGGGCTGCGCTTCGCCCGTCCCGAGTGGGAGGGCGTGATTGCCCTGCACCACGGCTCCATCGACCGGGAGGAGCGCGAGCGGGTGGAGCGAGGCCTGAAGGACGGCAGCGTCCGCATCGTGGTGTGCACCTCCTCGCTGGACCTGGGCGTGGACTTCGGCCCGGTGGAGCGCGTGGTGCAGGTGGGCAGCCCCAAGGGCATCGCCCGCTCGCTCCAGCGCGCCGGGCGCAGCGGCCACCGCCCCGGAGAGACCTGCCACCTGCTCTTCGTCCCCACGCACGCGCTGGAGCTGGTGGAGATGGCCGCCGCGCGCGAGGCCCTCCAGCGAGGCGAGGTGGAGCCCCGCCTGCCCCTGAGCAAGCCGCTGGACGTGCTCGCGCAGCACCTCGTCACGTGCGCCATGGGCGGCGGCTTCACCCGCGAGGCCCTGCGCGCCGAGGTGCGTGAGGCCACCAGCTACCGGAGCCTCTCGGACGAGGAGTTCGAGTGGACCCTGGCGCTGGTGCGCGAGGGCAGCGCCACCCTGCGCGCCTACCCCGAGTTCCGCCGCGTGGTGGAGCACGAGGGCCGCTTCATCGTCGCGGACGCGCGCATCGCCCGGCTGCACAAGCTCAACATCGGCACCATCTCCTCGGATGCCACGGTCCAGCTCCGCTACTGGAGCGGAGGGCGCATCGGCTCGGTGGAGGAGTCCTACGTGAGCCGCATGCGCCCCGGGGACACCTTCCTCTTCGCGGGCAAGCGGCTGGAGTTCAGCCGGCTCAAGGACATGACGGCCTACGTGAAGCCGGCGAAGGGAAAAGTCTCTCAGACGCCGCGCTGGTACGGCAGCCGGCTGCCCCTGTCCGGCTCCCTGGCCGCGGCGGTGCGCCGGACGCTGCACTCGGCTCGCCACGGAGACGTCAGCGCCGAGGAGCTGGCCGCGGCCTGGCCGGTGCTCGACGCGCAGGCACGCCTGTCTCGCATCCCCGCCGCCAGCAGCTGCCTGGCCGAGACGTGCCAGACGCGCGAGGGGCACCACCTCTTCCTCTACCCGTTCGAGGGCAGGCTGGTGCACGAGGGCCTGGCGGCCCTGCTGGCCCTGCGCTTCACCCGGCTGCGCAAGTCCACCTTCAGCCTCTCGGTGAATGACTACGGCATCGAGTTCCTCACGCCGGACGACTTCCCCTTCGAGGAGGCGCTGCGCCCGGCCCTCTTCACCCGAGAGCGGCTGGTGGAGGACATCCTCGAGAGCGTCAACCTGAGCGAGCTGGCGCGCCGCCAATTCCGGGACATCGCGCGGGTGGCCGGGCTGGTGCTCCCAGGGCTGCCCGGCGCTCGCAAGTCCACGCGCCAGGTCCAGGCCAGCGCCTCGCTGCTCTACGACGTCTTCCTCAAGTACGACCCGGACAACCTGCTGCTCGTCCAGGCCCGGCGCGAGGTGCTGGAGCAGCACTTCGAGCAGAACCGGCTGGCCGGCACCCTGGAGCGCCTGGAGCACTCCAGCCTGGAGCTCATCCCCGTCCGGCGGCCCACGCCGCTGGCCTTCCCGCTCGTCGTCGAGCGCATCAGCGCGAGCCTCTCCAATGAGTCCCTCCTGGAGCGGGTGGAGCGCCTCAAGGAGCGATGGCAACGCGAAGATGCCAGGTCCGCGTGA
- a CDS encoding ATP-dependent DNA ligase — protein MRRFADLYDALDATTSTNAKVEAMVRYFRDAPAQDAAWALYFLTGRRLKRLLTSKVLVPWTQELTGLPDWLFAEVYASVGDLAEVIALLLDQYERPAAPEEMPLSWWLEERLLPLKDLEVTQQREQVLSWWKVLPRRELFLLNKMLTGELRVGVSDTLVVRAVAQVAQLPAATVSHRLMGTWAPSRAFFEQLLSPDVSDGDVSRPYPFYLASPLEQPVESLGAPQDWLVEWKWDGIRGQLIRRKGGVYLWSRGEELITERFPEITKAAEALPDGTVLDGEVLAYENGRPLPFSRLQRRIGRQKLTAKVLAEAPASFIAYDLLEEGGEDLRGRPLRERRWRLEALLRGRPHFTVSPAVQADSWERLAELRHESRERNVEGFMLKRLESTYQHGRKRGDWWKWKIDPFAVDAVLLYAQPGHGRRSSLYTDYTFAVWNGSELLPVAKAYSGLTDQEIARLDRWIRAHTREKFGPVRSVAPEQVFELHFEGIAASPRHKSGVALRFPRIARWRLDKKPQDADSLESLKELLHAQH, from the coding sequence ATGCGGCGCTTCGCGGACCTCTATGACGCGCTCGACGCCACCACCTCCACCAACGCCAAGGTGGAGGCGATGGTGCGCTACTTCCGGGATGCTCCGGCCCAGGACGCGGCCTGGGCGCTGTACTTCCTCACCGGCCGGCGCCTGAAGCGGCTGCTGACGTCGAAGGTGCTGGTGCCGTGGACGCAGGAGCTGACGGGCCTCCCCGACTGGCTCTTCGCGGAGGTCTACGCCTCCGTGGGCGACCTGGCGGAGGTCATCGCGCTGCTCCTCGATCAATACGAGCGTCCCGCCGCGCCCGAGGAGATGCCCCTGTCCTGGTGGCTGGAGGAGCGGCTGCTTCCTCTAAAGGATCTGGAAGTCACCCAGCAGCGCGAGCAGGTGCTCTCCTGGTGGAAGGTGCTGCCCCGGCGCGAGCTGTTCCTCCTCAACAAGATGCTCACCGGCGAGCTGCGCGTGGGCGTCTCGGACACGCTGGTGGTGCGCGCCGTGGCGCAGGTGGCGCAGCTGCCTGCGGCCACCGTGTCCCATCGGCTGATGGGGACGTGGGCGCCCTCGCGAGCCTTCTTCGAGCAGCTGCTCTCCCCCGACGTGTCGGACGGAGACGTGTCCCGGCCGTATCCGTTCTATCTGGCCTCGCCGCTGGAGCAGCCGGTGGAGTCGCTGGGCGCTCCCCAGGACTGGCTCGTCGAGTGGAAGTGGGACGGCATCCGCGGCCAGCTCATCCGCCGCAAGGGCGGTGTCTATCTCTGGAGCCGCGGCGAAGAGCTCATCACCGAGCGCTTCCCGGAGATCACCAAGGCCGCCGAGGCCCTGCCGGATGGGACGGTGCTGGACGGAGAGGTGCTCGCCTACGAGAACGGCCGTCCCCTGCCCTTCAGCCGGCTGCAGCGGCGCATCGGCCGGCAGAAGCTGACGGCCAAGGTGCTCGCCGAGGCTCCCGCCTCCTTCATCGCCTATGACTTGCTGGAGGAAGGCGGAGAGGACCTGCGAGGCCGTCCGCTGCGCGAGCGCCGCTGGCGGCTGGAGGCCCTGCTGAGAGGCCGGCCGCACTTCACCGTGTCGCCGGCGGTGCAGGCGGACTCGTGGGAGAGGCTGGCGGAGCTGCGGCACGAGTCCCGTGAGCGCAACGTCGAGGGCTTCATGCTCAAGCGCCTCGAGTCCACCTACCAGCACGGCCGCAAGCGCGGAGACTGGTGGAAGTGGAAGATCGACCCGTTCGCCGTGGACGCGGTGCTCCTCTACGCGCAGCCGGGGCACGGGCGCCGCTCCTCGCTCTACACGGACTACACCTTCGCGGTGTGGAACGGCTCGGAGCTGCTGCCCGTGGCCAAGGCGTACTCGGGGCTCACGGACCAGGAGATCGCCCGGCTGGACCGGTGGATCCGCGCCCACACGCGCGAGAAGTTCGGCCCGGTGCGCTCCGTCGCCCCGGAGCAGGTGTTCGAGCTGCACTTCGAGGGCATCGCCGCCTCGCCCCGCCACAAGTCGGGCGTCGCGCTGCGCTTCCCGCGCATCGCCCGGTGGCGCCTGGACAAGAAGCCCCAGGACGCGGACTCGCTCGAGAGCCTCAAGGAGCTGCTCCATGCCCAGCACTGA
- a CDS encoding ligase-associated DNA damage response exonuclease, producing MGATALQDRPPLVSVTPQGLFCPPGGFYIDPWRPVERALITHAHGDHARGGSQRYLAARAGQGLLRKRLGQDAELTTLEYGERLTVGDVTVSFHPAGHVLGSAQIRIEHQGEVWIVSGDYKRTPDPTCVPFEVVRCDTLITEATFGLPIYRWDDPRLVAEDILRWWDGNREAGRASVLFCYALGKAQRILGELARLTDRPVLVHGAVNGLVGCYREAGVRMLPTQLVSETEKGASFAGALVLAPPSAGGSTWMRRFGDFATAFASGWMRVRGNRRRRGFDRGFVLSDHADWPELLRTVEETQASRVLVTHGYSEPLARYLREKGLDAAPLSTPFEGEAED from the coding sequence TTGGGTGCCACTGCTCTCCAGGACAGACCGCCGCTGGTCTCGGTGACGCCCCAGGGCCTGTTCTGCCCGCCCGGGGGCTTCTACATCGATCCCTGGCGCCCGGTGGAGCGGGCCCTCATCACCCACGCCCATGGCGACCACGCCCGTGGCGGCAGCCAGCGCTATCTGGCGGCACGGGCCGGACAGGGCCTGCTGCGCAAGCGGCTGGGGCAGGACGCGGAGCTGACCACGCTGGAGTATGGCGAGCGGCTCACCGTGGGCGACGTCACCGTGAGCTTCCACCCCGCGGGCCACGTGCTCGGCAGCGCGCAGATCCGCATCGAGCACCAGGGCGAGGTGTGGATCGTCTCCGGCGACTACAAGCGCACGCCCGACCCCACCTGCGTGCCCTTCGAGGTGGTGCGCTGCGACACCCTCATCACCGAGGCCACCTTCGGGCTGCCCATCTACCGCTGGGATGATCCGCGCCTGGTGGCCGAGGACATCCTCCGCTGGTGGGACGGCAACCGCGAGGCGGGACGGGCCTCGGTGCTGTTCTGCTACGCGCTGGGCAAGGCGCAGCGCATCCTCGGAGAGCTGGCGCGCCTCACGGACCGGCCCGTGCTCGTGCATGGCGCGGTGAACGGCCTGGTGGGCTGCTACCGCGAGGCCGGCGTGCGGATGCTGCCGACCCAGCTCGTCTCCGAGACGGAGAAGGGCGCCTCCTTCGCCGGGGCGCTGGTGCTGGCGCCTCCGAGCGCGGGCGGCTCCACGTGGATGCGCCGCTTCGGGGACTTCGCCACGGCGTTCGCCTCGGGCTGGATGCGCGTGCGCGGCAACCGGCGGCGGCGCGGCTTCGACCGCGGCTTCGTGCTCTCGGACCACGCGGACTGGCCGGAGCTGCTGCGTACGGTGGAGGAGACGCAGGCGAGCCGGGTGCTCGTCACCCACGGCTACAGCGAGCCGCTCGCGCGCTACCTGCGCGAGAAGGGGCTGGATGCCGCTCCACTCTCCACGCCCTTCGAGGGCGAGGCGGAGGACTGA